In Coriobacteriia bacterium, the DNA window TAACTTATGGGTTGACTTATTGATTGACTAAATAACTCGCTGACTAACCAACGGCAATTATTACGCGTGCCATTTGCATTAATGGCTATTATCATTTCCATCTACAGTAAGTTTAAAATGGGATGAAATTAAATGGGTTTAGATAATAGGCAGCGTCTTATGGATATTGGTTTTAACAGGGTTGGTGACTGGCGGTTAGTCGAAGGCAGATTGGTATTTAAACTTGATACAGCAACAACGTCAGCTAATGTGTTGTATGCGTTTATCAGTGGTGAGGGTCAGGTTTTCTACATTGGTAAAACTACGCAAACTTTACCGAAAAGGCTCATGGGTTATCAGCGACCAGGGCCTAGTCAGGTAACAAACATTCGCAATAACATTGAAATAAAAATCCTATTGGCGCTGGAAAGACATGTTGAAATTTATGCTCTGGCAGATACCGGTTTACTGCGGTTTGGTGAGTTCACGATTAATCTGGCGGCAGGCTTGGAAGATGCATTGATCAGTGAATTAAAACCGGCCTGGAATTGCCGTTAAACATCTGCTAACAATCAAATAATGAAGCTAACAATGAGGGTGCGTGAACGTTA includes these proteins:
- a CDS encoding GIY-YIG nuclease family protein, with amino-acid sequence MDIGFNRVGDWRLVEGRLVFKLDTATTSANVLYAFISGEGQVFYIGKTTQTLPKRLMGYQRPGPSQVTNIRNNIEIKILLALERHVEIYALADTGLLRFGEFTINLAAGLEDALISELKPAWNCR